The following proteins are co-located in the Paludibaculum fermentans genome:
- a CDS encoding amidohydrolase family protein, whose amino-acid sequence MKRILVLLAALAPMASAQIAIQGETVYTMAGAPLKNAVVLVRDGKIERVTAGTAPAGYQVIKAKVVTPGLIDAHAVLGLSGYLNQPQDQDQIENSAPMQPELRAIDAFDPKERLIEWVRGLGVTTIHTGHGQGILISGQTMIIKTNAETADQAMVPAAMIAATLGNDARAGQGKSPGTRSKMIAMLRAELIKAQEAAKKASDKDKKDTARDLRLEAFVKLINREMPLLITVHKDNDILTALRLAKEFNLKVVLDGVADAPEVLAQIKASGYPVILHPTMQRSSGDAENLSMETASKLAAAGVPFALQSGFEGYVPKTRVVLWEAALAAANGLAFDKALGSITIDAARLLGVEKRVGSLEAGKDADVALYDGDPFEYTTHCVGVLIDGKVVSDTVR is encoded by the coding sequence TTGAAACGGATTCTAGTATTGCTGGCGGCCCTGGCGCCGATGGCGAGTGCACAGATCGCGATCCAGGGCGAGACGGTGTATACGATGGCCGGGGCTCCGCTGAAGAACGCAGTGGTGCTGGTGCGGGATGGCAAGATTGAGCGCGTGACGGCGGGCACGGCGCCGGCGGGCTACCAGGTGATCAAGGCCAAGGTAGTGACTCCGGGGCTGATCGACGCGCATGCGGTGCTGGGGTTGAGCGGGTATCTGAACCAGCCGCAGGACCAGGACCAGATTGAGAACAGCGCGCCGATGCAGCCGGAGCTGCGGGCGATTGATGCGTTCGATCCGAAAGAGCGGCTGATCGAGTGGGTACGCGGGCTTGGCGTCACGACGATTCATACAGGCCATGGGCAAGGGATTCTGATCTCCGGGCAGACGATGATCATCAAGACGAATGCGGAGACGGCTGATCAGGCGATGGTGCCGGCGGCGATGATCGCGGCGACGCTGGGCAATGATGCACGGGCGGGCCAGGGGAAGTCGCCGGGGACGCGGTCGAAGATGATCGCGATGCTGCGGGCTGAGCTGATCAAGGCTCAGGAGGCGGCGAAGAAGGCCTCGGACAAGGACAAGAAGGACACGGCGCGGGACCTGCGGCTGGAAGCGTTCGTGAAGCTGATCAATCGCGAGATGCCGCTGCTGATTACCGTGCATAAGGATAATGACATCCTGACGGCGCTGCGGCTGGCCAAGGAGTTCAACCTGAAGGTGGTGCTGGATGGCGTGGCGGACGCCCCGGAGGTGTTGGCGCAGATCAAAGCATCGGGGTATCCGGTGATCCTGCATCCGACGATGCAGCGGTCGAGCGGCGATGCGGAGAACCTGAGCATGGAGACGGCGTCGAAGCTGGCAGCGGCTGGGGTGCCATTCGCATTGCAGAGCGGGTTTGAGGGCTACGTGCCGAAGACCCGCGTGGTGTTGTGGGAAGCGGCACTGGCGGCGGCGAACGGGCTGGCGTTCGACAAGGCGCTGGGCAGCATCACGATCGACGCGGCCCGGCTGCTGGGCGTGGAGAAGCGCGTGGGCTCGCTGGAAGCGGGCAAGGACGCGGATGTGGCGCTGTATGACGGGGATCCGTTTGAATACACGACGCACTGCGTGGGCGTGCTGATTGACGGGAAGGTAGTTTCGGACACAGTCCGGTAA